The Nitrospirales bacterium genome includes a window with the following:
- a CDS encoding glycosyltransferase family 2 protein, translating to MRKRIELSVVVPIYNEEESTPVLCEAILHVCQSLAVPYEIIFIDDGSKDGTPQVLEKLHQEYSNIRVIQFRKNYGQTLAMAAGFRAARGKYVVSMDGDLQNDPADIPKILHTLEQGYGVVCGWRKDRKDKLVSRKIPSKIANWLIGKITRVPIHDNGCSLKGYRRSVVKQLPLYADFHRFIPAMSTLGGAKIAEIVVNHRERSFGSSKYGISRAWRVFLDLFVVSLIVRSSARPALWFGKFGLVALLAGIGCFMIFLAYNISGIVLPSVAFMFFALTGHLVALGVLGEMILATGDYRPGQMVRDGILAINRDKGASLHE from the coding sequence ATGCGAAAAAGAATCGAACTCTCTGTTGTCGTTCCTATCTATAATGAAGAAGAGAGCACGCCGGTCCTATGCGAAGCCATTTTGCACGTTTGCCAATCCCTGGCTGTTCCTTATGAAATTATCTTCATCGATGATGGTAGTAAAGATGGAACGCCCCAGGTGTTGGAAAAGCTGCATCAAGAATATTCAAACATTCGAGTCATTCAATTCAGGAAGAATTATGGACAAACGCTCGCCATGGCTGCGGGATTTCGCGCTGCGCGTGGAAAATATGTCGTGAGTATGGATGGTGATTTGCAGAATGATCCAGCGGATATTCCGAAAATTCTCCACACGCTCGAACAAGGGTATGGAGTCGTCTGTGGTTGGCGAAAGGATCGGAAAGACAAGCTTGTATCACGGAAGATTCCCTCCAAAATCGCCAATTGGCTCATCGGAAAAATTACAAGAGTGCCCATCCATGATAATGGTTGTTCGCTCAAAGGGTACCGGCGGAGTGTCGTGAAACAGTTGCCGTTGTACGCTGACTTTCATCGGTTCATTCCCGCGATGTCCACGTTAGGCGGGGCCAAGATTGCGGAAATCGTCGTGAATCATCGTGAGCGATCATTCGGGAGCAGCAAATACGGGATTTCCAGAGCCTGGAGAGTGTTTCTAGACCTCTTTGTCGTGAGTTTAATCGTGCGAAGTTCTGCTCGACCTGCATTATGGTTCGGGAAATTTGGACTGGTCGCCTTGTTGGCGGGAATCGGTTGTTTCATGATCTTTCTTGCCTACAATATTTCGGGCATCGTTCTTCCATCTGTGGCTTTTATGTTTTTTGCTTTAACAGGGCATTTAGTCGCTTTGGGGGTTCTTGGAGAAATGATTTTAGCTACTGGCGATTATCGTCCCGGTCAAATGGTGCGGGATGGCATTCTTGCTATCAATAGGGACAAGGGAGCCTCTCTCCATGAGTAG
- a CDS encoding glycosyltransferase — MTVIAMNPSSTDSHSATHEASNPPLAVSLVVPVVERSQDIEAVYHAYTSILDKLSLTFECIFVIDGGDRRVMNVLEALPSTKCPLKIIPLPYYFGESMALAVGFEQAAGDVIITVPPYFQTVPEGIEQVLKRLDEGNDLVVTKRWPRVDAWFNRLQTRMFHNLVNRLTGQSLSDLGSGLRAMKRPVAKEISLYGDLHRFLPLLAYQKGFRIAEVEIPQHTADSQHRVYRPGVYLRRILDLLTVVFLFKFTKKPLRFFGLIGSGLFAVGFCVSALLALERMLGVTSLSDRPLLILGVLLMVLGVQVGSIGLLGEIIIFTHARKLKEYTIRKFYR; from the coding sequence ATGACCGTCATTGCAATGAATCCATCTAGCACTGATTCGCATTCAGCGACTCACGAGGCATCGAATCCCCCCCTGGCTGTTTCACTCGTTGTGCCCGTCGTGGAACGCTCTCAAGATATTGAGGCGGTGTACCATGCCTACACCTCGATACTTGATAAATTGTCCCTGACTTTTGAGTGTATTTTTGTGATCGATGGCGGTGATCGTCGGGTGATGAACGTCTTGGAAGCGCTGCCAAGTACGAAATGCCCCCTGAAAATTATTCCTCTGCCTTATTATTTCGGAGAATCCATGGCGTTAGCGGTTGGATTCGAACAAGCGGCCGGAGACGTGATCATCACCGTACCACCCTATTTCCAAACGGTACCGGAAGGCATTGAGCAGGTGCTGAAACGTCTGGATGAGGGAAATGATCTCGTCGTGACCAAGCGATGGCCACGTGTGGACGCCTGGTTCAATCGGTTGCAAACTCGCATGTTTCACAATCTTGTCAATCGTCTAACCGGACAAAGTCTCAGTGATCTCGGGAGCGGGCTTCGAGCCATGAAGCGGCCCGTGGCCAAGGAAATCTCACTCTATGGAGATCTCCATCGTTTTTTGCCACTCCTGGCGTATCAAAAGGGGTTTCGTATCGCTGAAGTTGAAATCCCTCAACATACGGCGGATAGTCAACATCGTGTCTACCGACCGGGTGTCTATCTCAGGAGAATCCTTGATCTCCTGACCGTCGTGTTCCTGTTTAAATTCACCAAAAAGCCTTTGAGATTCTTTGGCCTGATCGGCAGTGGGTTATTCGCGGTCGGATTCTGTGTGTCGGCTTTATTAGCATTAGAGCGAATGTTAGGCGTTACGTCATTATCAGATCGGCCATTGTTAATTCTAGGCGTATTGTTAATGGTGTTGGGTGTACAAGTCGGATCCATCGGGTTACTGGGCGAGATTATTATTTTTACCCATGCTCGTAAGCTCAAGGAATATACGATTCGGAAGTTTTATCGATAA
- a CDS encoding FemAB family PEP-CTERM system-associated protein: MVVAPYTAAHRQDWDEFVAVSATGSFFHTINWKTVLEKVFGYTSMYFLVEEQGVIQGVLPLFLVKNPLGRKTLISLPFAVYGGLCAESPSASQQLKEKGKSLACELGVDFLEFRHVVANGDELPIKELYFTFIREIFDGEEKNMNAIPRKQRRMIRQGIKHGLESKIGGKEFLREFYTIYTTSLRNLGTPAFPYRFFEILLDVLGEQCRILSVWRHNQMAAAVMTFCYKDQLLPYYGGGLPQFLPYAVYDFMYWELMRYGWEHGYKVFDFGRSKQGTGAYDFKRHWGFEPTPLRYQYYLPHGGDIPNFSPANPKFQPFISIWKRLPLSVANLIGPHVIKYLP, from the coding sequence ATGGTTGTTGCTCCCTATACCGCAGCGCATCGGCAGGACTGGGATGAATTCGTCGCCGTCTCCGCCACGGGGTCATTTTTCCATACGATCAATTGGAAAACCGTGCTCGAAAAAGTTTTTGGGTATACCTCCATGTATTTTCTCGTCGAAGAGCAAGGGGTGATACAGGGGGTGCTACCCTTATTCTTGGTGAAGAACCCACTGGGGAGGAAGACGTTGATTTCTCTCCCGTTTGCTGTCTACGGGGGGCTGTGCGCTGAGTCGCCATCGGCATCTCAACAGCTCAAAGAAAAAGGCAAGAGTCTTGCGTGCGAATTGGGTGTGGATTTTCTCGAGTTTCGACATGTGGTCGCGAACGGAGATGAGCTACCGATTAAGGAGTTGTATTTTACGTTTATCCGTGAAATTTTCGATGGTGAAGAAAAGAATATGAACGCCATTCCTCGCAAGCAGCGTCGAATGATTCGTCAGGGGATCAAACATGGATTAGAATCCAAGATTGGCGGAAAAGAATTTCTAAGAGAATTCTACACGATCTATACGACGAGTTTGAGAAACCTGGGAACTCCGGCATTTCCTTATCGCTTTTTTGAGATCCTCCTGGATGTGTTGGGCGAGCAATGTCGAATATTATCCGTGTGGCGTCATAATCAGATGGCTGCGGCGGTCATGACCTTTTGTTATAAAGATCAACTACTGCCCTACTATGGTGGCGGGCTTCCTCAGTTTCTGCCGTACGCGGTGTACGACTTTATGTATTGGGAACTGATGCGGTATGGATGGGAGCATGGCTATAAGGTCTTTGACTTTGGTCGAAGTAAGCAGGGGACTGGAGCCTATGATTTTAAACGGCACTGGGGGTTTGAGCCTACGCCGCTTCGTTATCAGTATTATCTTCCACATGGGGGGGACATTCCCAATTTCAGTCCCGCCAATCCCAAGTTTCAGCCCTTCATCTCGATTTGGAAGAGATTGCCTCTATCGGTCGCGAACCTCATCGGTCCTCATGTTATTAAGTATCTCCCCTAG
- a CDS encoding TIGR03087 family PEP-CTERM/XrtA system glycosyltransferase: MNILYLAHRIPYPPNKGDKIRSYHQIQYLSVHHRVYLACIADDPQEFQYVDELRKYCQQVEVIWLSQRQRIWGASVSLLRGQALSVGAFYSQDLQEKIDRILQSVPIDHIIAFSSPMAEYVRKVKNVPRLMDFVDVDSEKWRAYAGFQKFPWSVLYQLEANRLGDYEERIAEEFEQSVFISTQEVQLFCERGKDRRAAVVSNGVDIEYFYRNGHGSRASVDRPVLVFTAAMDYFPNIDAVQYFCREILPKVRQVFPDVRFNIVGRRPTHAVEKLASPGHIHVTGTVPDVRPYLIDASVAVVPLRIARGVQNKILEAMAMGLPVVGTSAAFEGLTVSQDNGIRIADDPQRFADEIVCLLNDPVLRSSCAEQAREFVAKRCSWQHCGSELEKLVEQAGR; the protein is encoded by the coding sequence ATGAATATTCTTTATCTAGCCCATCGGATTCCTTATCCACCCAACAAAGGAGATAAAATCCGTTCTTATCACCAGATCCAATATTTATCGGTGCACCATCGTGTGTACTTGGCGTGCATCGCAGATGACCCCCAAGAATTTCAGTACGTCGATGAATTACGAAAATACTGCCAGCAGGTCGAGGTGATATGGCTGTCGCAGCGCCAACGTATATGGGGAGCGAGTGTCTCTCTTCTTAGAGGACAAGCCCTGTCGGTTGGGGCATTTTACTCTCAGGATTTACAGGAGAAAATCGATAGGATTCTCCAGTCCGTTCCCATCGACCATATCATCGCGTTTTCATCTCCGATGGCTGAATATGTGCGGAAAGTCAAGAATGTTCCCCGGCTCATGGATTTCGTGGATGTCGATTCCGAAAAGTGGCGAGCCTATGCCGGATTCCAAAAATTTCCGTGGTCCGTGCTCTATCAATTGGAAGCGAATCGGCTTGGAGACTATGAAGAACGCATAGCGGAAGAATTCGAACAATCAGTCTTTATTTCAACGCAAGAGGTTCAGCTCTTTTGTGAGCGAGGCAAGGATCGGCGGGCGGCGGTGGTCTCGAATGGCGTGGATATCGAGTATTTCTACCGAAACGGTCATGGGTCGCGCGCATCAGTCGATCGTCCAGTGCTCGTATTCACGGCCGCCATGGACTACTTCCCAAATATTGATGCGGTTCAATACTTTTGTCGAGAAATTTTGCCGAAAGTTCGGCAAGTATTTCCCGATGTCCGTTTTAACATCGTTGGCCGACGACCGACTCATGCAGTCGAGAAATTGGCGAGTCCCGGGCACATACATGTGACAGGGACCGTTCCAGATGTTCGCCCATATTTAATCGACGCCTCCGTCGCCGTGGTCCCATTACGGATTGCTCGGGGAGTGCAAAATAAAATACTTGAAGCCATGGCCATGGGGCTTCCGGTTGTGGGGACCTCCGCGGCGTTTGAAGGGCTTACGGTTAGTCAGGACAATGGGATACGGATTGCTGATGATCCTCAGCGGTTTGCCGACGAAATAGTCTGTCTTCTGAATGACCCCGTCTTGCGGAGCTCGTGTGCCGAGCAGGCACGTGAATTTGTTGCGAAACGTTGCAGCTGGCAGCATTGTGGTTCGGAGCTCGAAAAACTCGTTGAACAGGCCGGTCGATAA
- a CDS encoding TIGR03088 family PEP-CTERM/XrtA system glycosyltransferase — translation MEHAREGSANASPSQDGAESPLILHLINRLATGGLENGLVNLINHMPIARYRHVIVCLTDFTDFRDRITRADVDVLAIHKKSGIDWRSYMRIWRVIRRLNPVIVHTRNLPTMEYAIVAMFAGVPIRVHGEHGRDVHDQYGTSVKFRLFRKFLSLWIHIFITVSEDLARWFETSIGIDHSRIRHIYNGVDSQRFHPATRSQPRMFPPEFSSPEYVVVGTVGRLQAVKDQTTLVNAFLHLRQAFPELLKSVRLVLVGDGAMRDNLEGLVKAEGIGEYVWMAGERHDIPDLLRAFNVFVLPSEAEGISNTILEAMASGLPVIATDVGGNTELVQHGKTGYLVPPKNPSAMAQAIAMYAKDEKLVEQHGRAGRALVEERFSLHAMIDRYTAVYDGLVNGLPVRG, via the coding sequence GTGGAACATGCGAGAGAGGGGAGCGCGAATGCGTCTCCGAGTCAAGATGGCGCCGAATCTCCGCTGATTCTTCATCTCATTAATCGTCTCGCGACCGGAGGATTAGAAAATGGGCTGGTGAATCTTATTAATCATATGCCGATCGCTCGTTATCGTCATGTGATCGTGTGTCTAACAGATTTTACGGACTTTCGAGATCGCATTACTCGGGCGGATGTTGACGTTCTCGCTATTCACAAAAAAAGTGGAATCGATTGGCGTTCATACATGAGGATTTGGCGAGTGATAAGGCGACTGAATCCCGTCATCGTACATACACGGAACCTGCCCACGATGGAGTATGCCATCGTGGCGATGTTCGCGGGTGTTCCCATTCGTGTGCATGGAGAACATGGGCGTGACGTTCATGATCAGTATGGGACAAGCGTGAAGTTCCGACTGTTTCGAAAATTCTTGTCATTATGGATTCACATTTTTATCACGGTGAGTGAGGATTTGGCGCGGTGGTTCGAAACGAGCATCGGTATCGATCATAGCCGGATTCGGCATATTTATAATGGCGTGGATTCCCAACGATTTCATCCGGCCACAAGATCACAACCCCGCATGTTTCCGCCAGAATTTTCGTCTCCTGAGTATGTTGTGGTCGGGACCGTCGGCCGTTTACAGGCAGTCAAGGACCAAACGACGTTGGTCAATGCGTTTCTCCATCTTCGTCAGGCTTTCCCTGAATTACTGAAGTCCGTGCGGCTGGTGCTTGTCGGAGATGGCGCAATGCGAGACAATCTTGAAGGTCTCGTCAAAGCGGAAGGAATCGGAGAGTACGTGTGGATGGCTGGTGAACGTCATGATATTCCGGACCTATTGAGAGCGTTTAATGTCTTTGTCCTGCCTTCAGAGGCTGAAGGTATTTCTAATACCATACTTGAGGCCATGGCGAGCGGGCTGCCGGTTATTGCCACGGATGTTGGGGGGAATACTGAGCTCGTGCAACATGGGAAGACCGGCTATCTAGTGCCTCCGAAAAATCCATCAGCGATGGCTCAAGCGATCGCCATGTATGCTAAGGATGAAAAGTTGGTAGAACAACATGGCCGAGCCGGACGAGCGCTAGTCGAGGAACGTTTTAGTCTTCACGCGATGATTGACCGATATACCGCCGTCTACGATGGTTTAGTGAATGGTCTCCCTGTTCGTGGGTAG
- the asnB gene encoding asparagine synthase (glutamine-hydrolyzing) codes for MCGICGVYQVGTGEPVPVSLLKKMADTIIHRGPDDEGFFTDGPIGLAHRRLSIIDLEGGHQPQTNEDQTIWVIFNGEIYNFQALREFLIQKGHTLKSRSDTEVIVHLYEEKGEDCFRELRGMFAIALWDSQKRQLILARDRVGKKPLFYAYDKGRVVFGSEMKAVLAAPDVSREVDLEALSDYISLLYVPAPKSIFKAVRKVLPGHYVVISDRGLRDEEYWDIDFSRTVIKSEREWCEQLLDTYREAVQLRLISEVPLGAFLSGGVDSSSVVGLMTQITGKPVTTTSIGFEEQEFDELDYARQVANQFGSQHYEHVVRPDAVGITEKLAWFYDEPFGDSSSIPTYYVSQLAREHVTVALSGDGGDEFFAGYRRYIFDNREQQIRSLLPNGLRRWVFGMLASIYPKADWAPRVFRGKATFQNLACSHIEAYFRSISAVKPELKRELLHPGVFEAFSGYETLALLASYYQKARNADPTARIQYVDVKTYLPDDILVKVDRASMAHSLEVRAPILDHHFMELAASIPASLKLQGTSGKRIFKKSLEGLLSPDVLYRSKMGFGVPLARWFRHDLKQMASDIIFSAQKNEWLDRKTVRKIWEQHQSGLRDRSTELWAIFMLHLWRRQFDV; via the coding sequence ATGTGTGGAATTTGTGGTGTGTATCAGGTGGGTACTGGAGAGCCAGTTCCAGTCTCATTGCTCAAAAAGATGGCTGATACCATCATTCATCGTGGACCAGACGATGAAGGGTTTTTCACGGATGGTCCAATCGGGTTAGCGCACCGTCGGTTGTCGATAATCGATTTAGAAGGCGGTCATCAGCCACAGACGAATGAAGATCAGACCATTTGGGTCATCTTCAACGGTGAAATATACAATTTTCAAGCGTTACGGGAATTCTTGATCCAAAAAGGACATACACTGAAGAGTCGATCGGACACCGAGGTGATTGTCCATCTGTATGAAGAAAAGGGAGAGGATTGCTTTCGGGAATTACGAGGAATGTTTGCGATAGCCTTATGGGATAGCCAAAAGCGTCAACTCATTTTGGCCAGGGATCGTGTCGGAAAAAAACCGCTGTTCTACGCCTATGATAAAGGCCGGGTCGTGTTTGGTTCTGAGATGAAAGCTGTCTTGGCCGCACCTGACGTTTCTCGTGAGGTCGACCTTGAAGCGCTTTCTGACTATATTTCTTTATTGTATGTTCCCGCGCCCAAATCTATTTTTAAAGCTGTGCGAAAAGTACTGCCTGGGCACTATGTGGTAATCTCCGATCGTGGGCTACGAGACGAAGAATATTGGGATATTGATTTTTCTCGCACGGTTATCAAGTCTGAACGTGAGTGGTGTGAACAACTCCTGGATACCTATCGTGAAGCTGTCCAGTTACGTTTAATCAGTGAAGTGCCGTTGGGCGCCTTCTTGTCCGGCGGGGTTGATTCGTCTTCTGTCGTTGGTCTGATGACTCAAATTACCGGGAAGCCTGTCACGACGACTTCCATCGGGTTTGAAGAGCAAGAGTTCGATGAGTTGGACTATGCCAGGCAGGTCGCCAATCAGTTTGGTTCCCAACATTATGAACACGTGGTTCGTCCGGATGCGGTCGGTATTACCGAAAAACTGGCCTGGTTTTATGATGAACCCTTTGGGGATTCTTCATCAATCCCAACCTATTATGTGTCACAGCTCGCGAGAGAACACGTAACTGTGGCCCTCTCTGGAGATGGTGGGGATGAGTTCTTTGCCGGGTATCGACGATATATCTTCGACAATCGTGAACAACAAATCCGGAGTCTTCTTCCGAACGGTCTGCGTCGGTGGGTGTTCGGAATGTTGGCGTCGATTTATCCGAAAGCCGACTGGGCGCCTCGTGTCTTTCGAGGGAAAGCCACCTTCCAGAATTTGGCCTGTTCACATATCGAAGCCTATTTTCGGTCTATCTCGGCGGTGAAACCTGAACTGAAACGCGAGTTACTCCATCCCGGTGTTTTCGAAGCGTTTTCTGGCTATGAGACTCTTGCTCTTCTTGCTTCCTATTACCAGAAAGCGCGCAACGCTGATCCAACCGCTCGCATTCAATATGTCGACGTGAAAACGTATTTGCCCGACGATATCTTGGTGAAGGTCGATCGTGCAAGTATGGCGCATTCGCTCGAAGTTCGAGCTCCCATTCTCGATCATCATTTCATGGAACTGGCCGCGAGTATCCCGGCTTCTTTGAAACTGCAAGGGACCAGTGGGAAGCGGATTTTCAAGAAGTCGTTAGAAGGCCTTTTGTCGCCGGATGTGTTGTACAGGAGCAAAATGGGGTTTGGCGTTCCATTGGCAAGATGGTTTCGTCATGACCTTAAGCAAATGGCGTCCGATATCATCTTCTCGGCTCAAAAGAATGAATGGCTGGACCGGAAGACAGTACGAAAAATTTGGGAACAGCATCAAAGTGGACTGCGTGACCGTTCGACCGAACTGTGGGCGATCTTCATGCTACATCTCTGGAGGCGTCAGTTTGATGTGTGA
- a CDS encoding glycosyltransferase family 4 protein codes for MKERMVAVSQLPGYEVQVVAPVPYWPPINLTHRQQFRKVVTKETIEGITVHHPRYLMIPKMGMSLHGWLMYKTVLTYVQRLEKSYPFDVIDAHYVYPDGYAGVLLGAHFRRPVVVSARGSDVNQFASFYCIRKFLSYTLRHASHAIAVCDALKQAMIPLGSRQDATTVIPNGVDPHKFFPMPQDEARRQLDLPSRKIILSVGGLIPRKGFDLLIKSFRQVTEKKKEKLLLVIVGEGPERVPLQQLVTRMQLNDQVRFGGDIAHSDLYRWYSAADLFCLASSREGWPNVVLEAMACGTPVVATSIWGTPEIISSPTVGLLTERNEDALAKTLEEGLLKSWDRERIVQFAREHDWGHVAQSCAEVFQSVHA; via the coding sequence GTGAAGGAGCGGATGGTCGCGGTCTCGCAGTTGCCCGGGTATGAAGTGCAAGTTGTGGCGCCAGTACCGTATTGGCCACCCATCAACCTGACTCATCGCCAGCAGTTTAGAAAGGTTGTCACGAAGGAGACAATCGAGGGAATTACCGTTCATCATCCCCGTTATCTTATGATCCCCAAAATGGGGATGTCGTTGCATGGTTGGTTGATGTACAAGACAGTTTTGACTTACGTGCAACGATTGGAAAAGTCATATCCGTTCGATGTGATCGATGCCCACTATGTATACCCGGATGGGTATGCGGGGGTATTGCTCGGGGCGCATTTTCGTCGACCAGTTGTAGTATCGGCACGCGGTAGTGATGTGAATCAATTTGCTTCGTTTTACTGTATTCGAAAGTTTCTTTCGTATACCTTGCGTCATGCCTCTCATGCTATCGCGGTGTGTGACGCGTTAAAACAGGCAATGATTCCTCTTGGGAGTCGGCAGGATGCGACCACGGTTATTCCCAATGGTGTGGATCCTCACAAGTTTTTCCCTATGCCTCAGGATGAGGCGCGACGACAACTGGACTTGCCAAGCCGGAAGATCATCTTGTCGGTTGGCGGGCTTATCCCCAGAAAGGGGTTCGATCTTCTGATCAAATCTTTTCGTCAAGTAACGGAAAAGAAGAAGGAAAAATTACTGCTGGTGATTGTTGGCGAGGGACCAGAGCGTGTTCCTCTACAGCAATTAGTGACGCGAATGCAATTGAACGATCAGGTGCGTTTTGGTGGTGATATTGCCCACAGTGACCTCTACCGATGGTATTCTGCGGCTGATCTATTTTGCTTGGCGAGCAGCCGCGAAGGTTGGCCCAACGTGGTGTTGGAAGCGATGGCTTGTGGGACGCCGGTTGTCGCCACGTCAATTTGGGGGACTCCGGAGATTATATCATCACCCACTGTAGGGCTATTAACCGAGAGGAATGAAGATGCCTTGGCCAAAACACTTGAAGAAGGCCTATTGAAGTCCTGGGATCGGGAAAGGATTGTCCAATTTGCTCGAGAACATGACTGGGGACATGTGGCTCAGTCATGCGCAGAGGTGTTCCAGAGCGTACACGCGTAG
- the wecB gene encoding UDP-N-acetylglucosamine 2-epimerase (non-hydrolyzing) has translation MKLMLVAGARPNFMKVSAIIDAIEAHNATEKNQIVYRLVHTGQHYDAQMSQTFFVELGIPKPDVDMGVGSSSHAQQTGEIIKRFESILLDEQPDIVMVVGDVNSTIACSLVASKITYPGPTMLNLLRPRIAHVEAGLRSFDRDMPEEVNRVLTDVVSDFLFTTEPSAAKNLKNEGIPEEKVYFVGNTMVDTLLKHQKKSQESPILKNLGLAHDEGLSGTSKVTKSKKDPRRDSQRDYGVMTLHRPSNVDDSTCLKPILEALQELSQEMPIIFPVHPRTRKRIEEFGLDSYFTPLSHGAIGASGLYCIEPLGYLDFLRLTANARLVLTDSGGLQEETTILGVPCVTLRRNTERPITISHGTNVLAGTAKEQILLHAREQLTHQKRHKRPKFWDGHAGARIVQTLYEWGRREDGLEAC, from the coding sequence ATGAAGCTAATGTTAGTAGCTGGCGCACGGCCAAATTTCATGAAAGTATCGGCCATTATTGACGCGATCGAAGCGCATAATGCTACAGAGAAGAATCAGATTGTGTATCGATTGGTCCATACTGGGCAGCACTATGACGCACAGATGTCACAGACTTTTTTTGTTGAACTGGGAATACCAAAGCCTGATGTCGATATGGGGGTCGGTTCTTCCTCCCATGCCCAACAGACTGGAGAGATTATTAAGCGGTTCGAATCCATTCTTCTCGACGAACAACCTGACATCGTCATGGTGGTCGGTGATGTGAACTCAACCATCGCCTGTTCCTTGGTCGCGTCGAAAATTACGTATCCTGGGCCCACGATGTTAAACCTTCTTCGTCCTCGTATCGCCCATGTCGAGGCGGGGTTGCGCAGCTTTGATCGAGATATGCCAGAGGAAGTCAATCGAGTCTTAACGGATGTTGTGTCAGATTTTTTGTTTACTACTGAACCGAGTGCCGCGAAAAATTTAAAGAATGAAGGAATTCCAGAAGAAAAAGTTTACTTCGTAGGAAACACTATGGTCGATACCTTGTTGAAACATCAGAAAAAATCTCAAGAATCACCAATCTTAAAGAATCTGGGCCTTGCTCATGATGAAGGGTTGAGTGGGACTTCCAAGGTGACCAAATCCAAAAAAGATCCAAGACGAGATTCGCAGAGAGACTATGGAGTCATGACATTACACCGTCCGAGTAATGTGGATGATTCAACGTGTTTGAAGCCGATACTTGAGGCTCTCCAAGAACTGAGTCAAGAAATGCCGATCATCTTTCCTGTCCATCCTCGGACCAGGAAGCGAATAGAGGAATTTGGACTCGATTCATATTTTACGCCGTTATCTCATGGAGCAATCGGGGCATCGGGATTGTATTGCATCGAGCCGCTTGGCTACCTCGATTTTCTCCGTTTGACCGCGAACGCCAGGTTGGTTTTGACGGATTCAGGTGGCTTGCAAGAGGAGACTACTATTTTAGGAGTGCCATGTGTCACCTTACGACGGAACACCGAACGACCGATCACGATTTCCCACGGCACCAATGTGTTAGCCGGGACGGCCAAGGAGCAGATCCTTCTTCATGCTCGCGAACAACTGACTCATCAAAAGAGGCACAAACGGCCAAAATTTTGGGATGGTCATGCAGGCGCGCGCATCGTTCAAACCTTGTATGAGTGGGGACGTCGGGAAGATGGGCTTGAGGCTTGTTGA